In one window of Mycteria americana isolate JAX WOST 10 ecotype Jacksonville Zoo and Gardens chromosome 24, USCA_MyAme_1.0, whole genome shotgun sequence DNA:
- the MYO1F gene encoding unconventional myosin-If isoform X1 — translation MGSKERFHWQSHNVKQSGVDDMVLLSKISEEAIVENLKKRFMDDYIFTYIGPVLISVNPFKQMPYFTDREIELYQGAAQYENPPHIYALTDNMYRNMLIDGENQCVIISGESGAGKTVAAKYIMGYISKVSGGGEKVQHVKDIILQSNPLLEAFGNAKTVRNNNSSRFGKYFEIQFSRGGEPDGGKISNFLLEKSRVVSQNECERNFHIYYQLIEGASQEQRQNLGIMSPDYYYYLNQSDTYQVEGTDDRSDFHETINAMQVIGIQGEDQQLVLQIVAGILHLGNISFREEGNYARVENADSLAFPAYLLGIDQDRLNEKVTSRKMDSKWGGRSESITVTLNVEQAAYTRDALAKGLYARVFDFLVESINRAMQKPYEEYSIGVLDIYGFEIFQKNGFEQFCINFVNEKLQQIFIELTLKAEQEEYVQEGIKWTQIQYFNNKVVCDLIENKLNPPGIMSVLDDVCATMHATGEGADQTLLQKLQAAVGTHEHFNSWSSGFVIHHYAGKVSYDVNGFCERNRDVLFTDLIELMQSSEYGFIRMLFPEKLDSDKKGRPTTAGSKIKKQANDLVNTLMKCTPHYIRCIKPNETKKPRDWEESRVKHQVEYLGLKENIRVRRAGFAYRRLFHKFLQRYAILTPETWPSWRGDERQGVQHLLRSVNMDPDQYQMGRSKVFVKNPESLFLLEEMRERKFDGFARVIQKAWRRHIAIRKYEQMREEASNILYNFKERRRNSINRNFVGDYLGMEERPELRQFLAKRERIDFADSITKYDRRFKPIKRDFILTPKYFYLIGREKVKKGPEKGQIKEVLKKKVELQAVSGVSLSTRQDDFFILHENNADNFLESIFKTELISLLCKRYEELTRTKLRLSFKDTLQFQVKKEGWGGGGTRNVTFVRGQGDVAALKAGGKTLTVSIGDGLPRNAKPTRKGATQSRGGSRCPAPSRSAPPAPRGSCRNGAPQFPRSDGRAQRDTYAPPQKQARGPPAAALPPQNATRQPKTRPPSEHNMDFLNVPDQGVAGMQRRRSVSQRPPPARRPKPQPKAAVPRCQALYQYIGQDVDELSFNVGDIIDILLEDISGWWKGRLHGKEGLFPGNYVQKI, via the exons GCTCAGTATGAAAATCCCCCCCATATCTACGCTCTGACCGACAACATGTACCGCAACATGCTGATCGACGGGGAGAACCAGTGCGTCATCATCAG CGGAGAAAGCGGGGCCGGGAAAACGGTGGCAGCGAAATACATCATGGGCTACATCTCCAAAGTGTCCGGGGGTGGCGAGAAAGTGCAG cacGTGAAGGACATCATCCTGCAGTCCAACCCGCTGCTGGAAGCCTTCGGAAATGCCAAAACCGTCCGGAACAACAACTCCAGCCGCTTC GGGAAGTACTTCGAGATCCAGTTCAGCCGGGGCGGCGAACCCGACGGGGGGAAGATCTCCAACTTTCTGCTGGAGAAGTCACGGGTGGTGAGCCAGAACGAGTGCGAGAGGAATTTCCACATCTACTATCAG CTCATCGAAGGAGCGTCCCAAGAGCAGCGGCAGAACCTGGGCATCATGAGCCCGGATTATTACTACTACCTGAACCAGTCGGACACGTACCAGGTGGAGGGCACGGACGACCGCAGCGACTTCCATGAGACCATA aaCGCCATGCAGGTCATCGGCATCCAGGGCGAGGaccagcagctggtgctgcagaTCGTGGCGGGGATCCTCCACCTGGGAAACATCAGCTTTCGGGAGGAAGGCAACTACGCTCGGGTGGAAAATGCTGACT ccctggcctTCCCTGCCTACCTGCTGGGGATCGACCAGGACCGCCTCAACGAGAAGGTCACCAGCAGGAAAATGGACAGCAAGTGGGGCGGCCGCTCCGAGTCCATCACCGTCACCCTCAACGTGGAGCAGGCGGCTTACACCCGGGACGCCCTGGCCAAGGGGCTCTACGCGCGCGTCTTCGACTTTCTCGTGGAG TCTATCAACCGGGCTATGCAGAAGCCGTATGAGGAGTACAGCATCGGGGTGCTGGACATCTACGGCTTCGAAATATTCCAG aaaaatggCTTTGAGCAATTCTGCATTAACTTTGTGAACGAGAAGCTGCAGCAGATCTTCATAGAGCTGACCCTGAAGGCAGAGCAG GAGGAATACGTGCAGGAGGGGATCAAGTGGACCCAGATCCAGTACTTCAACAACAAGGTGGTGTGCGACCTGATAGAGAACAAGCTG AACCCCCCTGGGATCATGAGCGTCCTGGACGACGTCTGTGCCACCATGCACGCCACCGGCGAGGGGGCGGACCAGAccctgctgcagaagctgcaggcGGCCGTGGGCACCCACGAGCACTTCAACAGCTGGAGTTCGGGCTTCGTCATCCACCACTATGCAGGCAAG gtCTCCTACGACGTGAACGGCTTCTGCGAGCGCAACCGGGACGTGCTCTTCACCGACTTGATCGAGCTCATGCAGAGCAGCGAATA CGGCTTCATCCGGATGCTTTTCCCAGAAAAGCTCGATTCTGACAAAAAGGGACGGCCGACCACCGCGGGCTCCAAAATCAAG AAACAGGCTAATGACCTGGTGAACACGCTAATGAAGTGCACGCCACACTACATCCGCTGCATCAAGCCCAACGAGACCAAGAAACCCCGGGACTGGGAGGAGAGCAG GGTGAAGCACCAAGTCGAGTACCTGGGGCTGAAGGAGAACATCCGTGTGCGCCGGGCAGGTTTCGCCTACCGCCGCCTCTTCCACAAATTCCTGCAACG CTACGCCATCCTCACCCCCGAGACATGGCCGTCCTGGCGTGGGGACGAGCGGCAAGGGGTGCAGCACTTGCTGCGCTCCGTCAACATGGACCCAGACCAGTACCAGATGGGTCGGAGCAAGGTGTTTGTCAAGAACCCCGAATCG ctcttcctccttgAAGAGATGCGGGAGCGGAAATTCGACGGCTTTGCGCGGGTGATCCAGAAGGCCTGGCGCCGGCACATCGCCATCCGGAAGTATGAGCAGATGCGAGAGGAGG CCTCCAACATCCTCTACAACTTCAAAGAGCGGAGGAGGAACAGCATTAACAGGAATTTTGTGGGCGATTACCTGGGCATGGAGGAGCGGCCGGAGCTGCGCCAGTTCCTGGCCAAGCGGGAGCGGATAGACTTCGCCGACTCCATCACTAAGTACGACCGGAGGTTCAAG ccCATCAAGCGGGACTTCATCCTCACCCCCAAGTACTTCTACCTGATCGGGCGGGAGAAGGTAAAGAAAGGTCCTGAGAAGGGGCAGATCAAGGAGGTGCTCAAGAAGAAGGTGGAGCTCCAGGCGGTGAGCGGCGTCTCGCTGAG CACCAGGCAGGATGATTTCTTTATCCTCCACGAGAACAATGCCGACAATTTCTTGGAGTCCATCTTCAAGACGGAGCTGATCAGCCTGCTGTGCAAACGCTATGAGGAGCTCACCCGCACCAAGCTGCGCCTCTCCTTCAAGGACAC aCTACAGTTTCAGGTGAAGAAGGAGGGCTGGGGCGGTGGCGGCACCCGCAATGTCACCTTCGTCAGAGGACAGGGCGACGTGGCCGCCCTCAAAGCCGGAGGCAAAACCCTTACAGTCAGCATCGGGGATGGGCTCCCCAGGAATGCCA AGCCCACGAGGAAGGGGGCAACGCAGAGCAGAGGTGGCAGCAGGTGTCCAGCGCCCTCCCGAAGcgccccaccagcacccagag GTTCCTGCAGGAACGGGGCCCCCCAGTTCCCGCGCAGCGATGGCCGGGCTCAGCGGGACACCTACGCGCCACCCCAGAAGCAGGCGCGGGGGCCACCGGCCGCAGCGCTGCCCCCCCAAAACGCCACCCGCCAGCCGAAGACACGGCCCCCGTCCGAGCACAACATGGATTTCCTCAACGTGCCTGACCAGGGGGTGGCCGG CATGCAGCGCCGGCGAAGCGTGAGCCAGCGGCCACCCCCGGCCAGGCGTCCCAAGCCGCAGCCCAAGGCGGCCGTGCCGCGCTGCCAGGCGCTCTACCAGTACATCGGGCAGGATGTGGACGAGCTCAGCTTCAACGTGGGGGACATCATTGACATCCTGCTGGAAG aTATCTCCGGCTGGTGGAAAGGCCGGCTTCATGGCAAGGAAGGGCTTTTCCCTGGGAACTACGTGCAGAAGATCTGA
- the MYO1F gene encoding unconventional myosin-If isoform X2, whose protein sequence is MYRNMLIDGENQCVIISGESGAGKTVAAKYIMGYISKVSGGGEKVQHVKDIILQSNPLLEAFGNAKTVRNNNSSRFGKYFEIQFSRGGEPDGGKISNFLLEKSRVVSQNECERNFHIYYQLIEGASQEQRQNLGIMSPDYYYYLNQSDTYQVEGTDDRSDFHETINAMQVIGIQGEDQQLVLQIVAGILHLGNISFREEGNYARVENADSLAFPAYLLGIDQDRLNEKVTSRKMDSKWGGRSESITVTLNVEQAAYTRDALAKGLYARVFDFLVESINRAMQKPYEEYSIGVLDIYGFEIFQKNGFEQFCINFVNEKLQQIFIELTLKAEQEEYVQEGIKWTQIQYFNNKVVCDLIENKLNPPGIMSVLDDVCATMHATGEGADQTLLQKLQAAVGTHEHFNSWSSGFVIHHYAGKVSYDVNGFCERNRDVLFTDLIELMQSSEYGFIRMLFPEKLDSDKKGRPTTAGSKIKKQANDLVNTLMKCTPHYIRCIKPNETKKPRDWEESRVKHQVEYLGLKENIRVRRAGFAYRRLFHKFLQRYAILTPETWPSWRGDERQGVQHLLRSVNMDPDQYQMGRSKVFVKNPESLFLLEEMRERKFDGFARVIQKAWRRHIAIRKYEQMREEASNILYNFKERRRNSINRNFVGDYLGMEERPELRQFLAKRERIDFADSITKYDRRFKPIKRDFILTPKYFYLIGREKVKKGPEKGQIKEVLKKKVELQAVSGVSLSTRQDDFFILHENNADNFLESIFKTELISLLCKRYEELTRTKLRLSFKDTLQFQVKKEGWGGGGTRNVTFVRGQGDVAALKAGGKTLTVSIGDGLPRNAKPTRKGATQSRGGSRCPAPSRSAPPAPRGSCRNGAPQFPRSDGRAQRDTYAPPQKQARGPPAAALPPQNATRQPKTRPPSEHNMDFLNVPDQGVAGMQRRRSVSQRPPPARRPKPQPKAAVPRCQALYQYIGQDVDELSFNVGDIIDILLEDISGWWKGRLHGKEGLFPGNYVQKI, encoded by the exons ATGTACCGCAACATGCTGATCGACGGGGAGAACCAGTGCGTCATCATCAG CGGAGAAAGCGGGGCCGGGAAAACGGTGGCAGCGAAATACATCATGGGCTACATCTCCAAAGTGTCCGGGGGTGGCGAGAAAGTGCAG cacGTGAAGGACATCATCCTGCAGTCCAACCCGCTGCTGGAAGCCTTCGGAAATGCCAAAACCGTCCGGAACAACAACTCCAGCCGCTTC GGGAAGTACTTCGAGATCCAGTTCAGCCGGGGCGGCGAACCCGACGGGGGGAAGATCTCCAACTTTCTGCTGGAGAAGTCACGGGTGGTGAGCCAGAACGAGTGCGAGAGGAATTTCCACATCTACTATCAG CTCATCGAAGGAGCGTCCCAAGAGCAGCGGCAGAACCTGGGCATCATGAGCCCGGATTATTACTACTACCTGAACCAGTCGGACACGTACCAGGTGGAGGGCACGGACGACCGCAGCGACTTCCATGAGACCATA aaCGCCATGCAGGTCATCGGCATCCAGGGCGAGGaccagcagctggtgctgcagaTCGTGGCGGGGATCCTCCACCTGGGAAACATCAGCTTTCGGGAGGAAGGCAACTACGCTCGGGTGGAAAATGCTGACT ccctggcctTCCCTGCCTACCTGCTGGGGATCGACCAGGACCGCCTCAACGAGAAGGTCACCAGCAGGAAAATGGACAGCAAGTGGGGCGGCCGCTCCGAGTCCATCACCGTCACCCTCAACGTGGAGCAGGCGGCTTACACCCGGGACGCCCTGGCCAAGGGGCTCTACGCGCGCGTCTTCGACTTTCTCGTGGAG TCTATCAACCGGGCTATGCAGAAGCCGTATGAGGAGTACAGCATCGGGGTGCTGGACATCTACGGCTTCGAAATATTCCAG aaaaatggCTTTGAGCAATTCTGCATTAACTTTGTGAACGAGAAGCTGCAGCAGATCTTCATAGAGCTGACCCTGAAGGCAGAGCAG GAGGAATACGTGCAGGAGGGGATCAAGTGGACCCAGATCCAGTACTTCAACAACAAGGTGGTGTGCGACCTGATAGAGAACAAGCTG AACCCCCCTGGGATCATGAGCGTCCTGGACGACGTCTGTGCCACCATGCACGCCACCGGCGAGGGGGCGGACCAGAccctgctgcagaagctgcaggcGGCCGTGGGCACCCACGAGCACTTCAACAGCTGGAGTTCGGGCTTCGTCATCCACCACTATGCAGGCAAG gtCTCCTACGACGTGAACGGCTTCTGCGAGCGCAACCGGGACGTGCTCTTCACCGACTTGATCGAGCTCATGCAGAGCAGCGAATA CGGCTTCATCCGGATGCTTTTCCCAGAAAAGCTCGATTCTGACAAAAAGGGACGGCCGACCACCGCGGGCTCCAAAATCAAG AAACAGGCTAATGACCTGGTGAACACGCTAATGAAGTGCACGCCACACTACATCCGCTGCATCAAGCCCAACGAGACCAAGAAACCCCGGGACTGGGAGGAGAGCAG GGTGAAGCACCAAGTCGAGTACCTGGGGCTGAAGGAGAACATCCGTGTGCGCCGGGCAGGTTTCGCCTACCGCCGCCTCTTCCACAAATTCCTGCAACG CTACGCCATCCTCACCCCCGAGACATGGCCGTCCTGGCGTGGGGACGAGCGGCAAGGGGTGCAGCACTTGCTGCGCTCCGTCAACATGGACCCAGACCAGTACCAGATGGGTCGGAGCAAGGTGTTTGTCAAGAACCCCGAATCG ctcttcctccttgAAGAGATGCGGGAGCGGAAATTCGACGGCTTTGCGCGGGTGATCCAGAAGGCCTGGCGCCGGCACATCGCCATCCGGAAGTATGAGCAGATGCGAGAGGAGG CCTCCAACATCCTCTACAACTTCAAAGAGCGGAGGAGGAACAGCATTAACAGGAATTTTGTGGGCGATTACCTGGGCATGGAGGAGCGGCCGGAGCTGCGCCAGTTCCTGGCCAAGCGGGAGCGGATAGACTTCGCCGACTCCATCACTAAGTACGACCGGAGGTTCAAG ccCATCAAGCGGGACTTCATCCTCACCCCCAAGTACTTCTACCTGATCGGGCGGGAGAAGGTAAAGAAAGGTCCTGAGAAGGGGCAGATCAAGGAGGTGCTCAAGAAGAAGGTGGAGCTCCAGGCGGTGAGCGGCGTCTCGCTGAG CACCAGGCAGGATGATTTCTTTATCCTCCACGAGAACAATGCCGACAATTTCTTGGAGTCCATCTTCAAGACGGAGCTGATCAGCCTGCTGTGCAAACGCTATGAGGAGCTCACCCGCACCAAGCTGCGCCTCTCCTTCAAGGACAC aCTACAGTTTCAGGTGAAGAAGGAGGGCTGGGGCGGTGGCGGCACCCGCAATGTCACCTTCGTCAGAGGACAGGGCGACGTGGCCGCCCTCAAAGCCGGAGGCAAAACCCTTACAGTCAGCATCGGGGATGGGCTCCCCAGGAATGCCA AGCCCACGAGGAAGGGGGCAACGCAGAGCAGAGGTGGCAGCAGGTGTCCAGCGCCCTCCCGAAGcgccccaccagcacccagag GTTCCTGCAGGAACGGGGCCCCCCAGTTCCCGCGCAGCGATGGCCGGGCTCAGCGGGACACCTACGCGCCACCCCAGAAGCAGGCGCGGGGGCCACCGGCCGCAGCGCTGCCCCCCCAAAACGCCACCCGCCAGCCGAAGACACGGCCCCCGTCCGAGCACAACATGGATTTCCTCAACGTGCCTGACCAGGGGGTGGCCGG CATGCAGCGCCGGCGAAGCGTGAGCCAGCGGCCACCCCCGGCCAGGCGTCCCAAGCCGCAGCCCAAGGCGGCCGTGCCGCGCTGCCAGGCGCTCTACCAGTACATCGGGCAGGATGTGGACGAGCTCAGCTTCAACGTGGGGGACATCATTGACATCCTGCTGGAAG aTATCTCCGGCTGGTGGAAAGGCCGGCTTCATGGCAAGGAAGGGCTTTTCCCTGGGAACTACGTGCAGAAGATCTGA